Proteins co-encoded in one Artemia franciscana chromosome 10, ASM3288406v1, whole genome shotgun sequence genomic window:
- the LOC136032487 gene encoding 52 kDa repressor of the inhibitor of the protein kinase-like, whose amino-acid sequence MKLYTGQGYDGAPNMSGHLSGAQAFISSRYPLAKYVYCIAHSLNLVLTDSRKIAELKHCMMVIRETVNFFHFSAKQKSILKTYTALNLKGLCETRWVERHDAIQISKQLIVNIYKALEEIETDGDSVTMSKARSLLNNILSLDYIVTLIVMDFFLRSATPAASFKKKSTLQALTSKNSS is encoded by the coding sequence ATGAAACTCTACACGGGACAAGGTTATGATGGAGCTCCAAACATGAGTGGACATTTGTCAGGGGCCCAGGCTTTTATTTCGAGCAGATATCCACTCGCGAAGTACGTTTACTGTATCGCTCACTCCCTAAACTTGGTCCTGACGGACTCGAGGAAAATAGCTGAACTCAAGCACTGTATGATGGTAATTCGTGAAACAGTTAATTTCTTCCACTTTAGTGCAAAGCAAAAATCTATCCTAAAAACTTATACTGCACTTAATCTTAAAGGCTTGTGCGAAACTAGGTGGGTCGAAAGACATGATGCTATTCAGATCTCAAAACAGTTGATTGTGAATATTTATAAGGCCCTAGAGGAGATAGAGACGGACGGAGACTCGGTAACGATGTCGAAAGCCAGAAGTCTGCTCAACAATATCCTGAGCTTGGACTACATAGTGACCCTCATTGTGatggatttttttcttcgaagcgccacaccagcagctagttttaaaaaaaagtcaacgcTACAAGCTTTGACATCTAAAAATTCATCTTGA